In the genome of Geotrypetes seraphini chromosome 16, aGeoSer1.1, whole genome shotgun sequence, one region contains:
- the TPI1 gene encoding triosephosphate isomerase has protein sequence MVHRKFFVGGNWKMNGEKKSLAELIGVLNAGKLSADTEVVCGVPAIYIDFARQKLDAKIGVAAQNCYKVAKGAFTGEISPAMIKDCGAHWVILGHSERRHVFGESDELIGQKVAHALAEGLGVIACIGEKLHEREAGITEKVVFQQTKVIADNVKDWSKVVLAYEPVWAIGTGKTATPQQAQEVHCKLRGWLKSQVSEDVANSTRIIYGGSVTGPTCKELASQADVDGFLVGGASLKPEFIDIINAKH, from the exons ATGGTGCACAGGAAATTCTTCGTGGGCGGCAACTGGAAGATGAACGGCGAGAAGAAGAGCCTGGCCGAGCTGATCGGCGTCCTCAACGCGGGCAAGCTGAGCGCCGACACGG AGGTGGTCTGCGGTGTACCTGCCATCTACATCGATTTTGCTCGGCAGAAACTTGATGCCAAGATTGGTGTTGCAGCACAGAACTGCTACAAGGTGGCAAAGGGAGCATTCACCGGGGAGATCAG TCCTGCCATGATCAAAGACTGCGGTGCACACTGGGTGATCTTGGGGCACTCTGAGAGACGTCACGTCTTTGGGGAGTCGGATGAG CTGATTGGGCAGAAGGTGGCACACGCCTTGGCAGAGGGGCTAGGGGTCATTGCTTGCATTGGAGAGAAGCTACATGAGCGAGAGGCGGGAATAACGGAGAAAGTGGTGTTTCAACAGACAAAGGTGATTGCAG aCAATGTGAAGGATTGGAGTAAGGTGGTCTTAGCTTATGAGCCTGTCTGGGCAATTGGAACTGGTAAAACGGCAACTCCACAGCAG GCTCAGGAAGTGCACTGCAAGCTGAGGGGGTGGCTAAAGAGCCAGGTGTCTGAAGATGTGGCAAACTCGACTCGTATTATCTATGGAG gcTCCGTAACAGGTCCTACATGTAAGGAACTGGCATCCCAGGCAGATGTGGATGGATTCTTAGTTGGCGGAGCATCCCTGAAGCCAGAATTCATTGACATCATTAATGCCAAACACTGA